Proteins from a genomic interval of Pantoea deleyi:
- a CDS encoding carbonic anhydrase: MKEIINGFLNFQQNVFPERKDLFKSLASNQNPKALFISCSDSRLVPELVTQQEPGELFVIRNAGNIVPSFGPEPGGVSATIEYAVVALGVSDIIICGHSNCGAMNAIASCACMDTMPAVEHWLRYADAAKAVVEQREYDSPEKKLNEMVKENVIAQLNNMKTHPSVSVALRNGKLRLHGWVYDIESGTIMALTQGGKQFITLSDNPDTCFE; the protein is encoded by the coding sequence ATGAAAGAGATCATCAACGGATTTCTGAATTTCCAGCAGAATGTGTTTCCTGAAAGGAAGGATCTTTTCAAAAGCCTGGCGTCAAATCAAAATCCGAAAGCGCTGTTCATCTCCTGTTCAGACAGCCGTCTGGTGCCTGAACTGGTCACGCAGCAGGAGCCAGGAGAGCTGTTCGTTATCCGCAATGCGGGCAACATCGTTCCCTCTTTTGGTCCAGAGCCAGGCGGTGTCTCGGCCACGATCGAATACGCCGTGGTGGCGCTGGGCGTGTCTGACATCATCATCTGCGGTCACTCCAACTGCGGCGCGATGAACGCCATCGCCTCCTGCGCCTGCATGGATACCATGCCTGCCGTTGAGCACTGGCTGCGCTACGCCGATGCGGCGAAAGCCGTGGTTGAGCAGCGTGAGTATGACTCGCCAGAGAAGAAGCTGAACGAGATGGTGAAAGAGAACGTTATCGCTCAGCTCAACAACATGAAAACCCATCCTTCGGTTTCCGTCGCGCTGCGCAACGGCAAGCTGCGCCTGCACGGCTGGGTTTATGATATCGAAAGCGGCACCATCATGGCGCTGACCCAGGGCGGCAAGCAGTTCATCACCCTGTCTGACAATCCTGACACCTGCTTCGAATAA
- a CDS encoding dipeptide ABC transporter ATP-binding protein: MSDRQTLPPLAPNQVLAVRDLSVRFRHEDTVTDAVRHLSLDLFRGETLALVGESGSGKSVTSLALMRLIEQAGGSVSGEVQLRRRNGEVLDLMRASSAQMRRVRGADMAMIFQEPMTSLNPVFSVGEQIAESIRLHQGLSHAGALAEARRMLDLVRIPDAQRVLSRFPHQLSGGMRQRVMIAMALCCKPALLIADEPTTALDVTIQAQILQLIRVLQKEMQMGVIFITHDMGVVAEMADRVQVMYRGDVVESAPVAELFSAPQQPYTQALLAAVPKLGAMQGQPLPARFPLLNSDAPDDIPQDTVRRLQPPILQVRDLVTRFDIRGGLLNRVKSRVHAVEKVSFDLYAGETLALVGESGCGKSTTGRSLLKLVASQGGTLTFDGQRIDHLSGAALAHLRRDIQFIFQDPYASLDPRLTVGFSIMEPLLVHKVMPRREAEQRVAALLEKVGLLPEHAQRYPHEFSGGQRQRICIARALALNPKVVIADESVSALDVSIQAQIINLMLDLQRELGIAFLFISHDMAVVERISHRVAVMYLGQIVEMGPRQAVFERPQHPYTRKLMAAVPVADPAHRRRERALLVDEIPSPIHALGDEPEVAPLMEVAPGHFVARHVISAT; encoded by the coding sequence ATGAGCGACAGGCAAACGTTACCGCCGCTGGCCCCGAATCAGGTGCTGGCGGTGCGCGATCTCAGTGTGCGTTTCCGGCACGAAGACACCGTGACGGACGCGGTGCGTCATCTGTCACTCGATCTGTTTCGCGGTGAAACCCTGGCGCTGGTCGGGGAGTCCGGTTCCGGCAAATCGGTTACGTCGCTGGCGCTGATGCGGCTGATTGAGCAGGCGGGTGGAAGCGTCAGCGGTGAGGTACAGTTGCGGCGTCGTAACGGCGAGGTGCTGGATCTGATGCGGGCCTCCAGCGCTCAGATGCGGCGGGTACGCGGCGCAGACATGGCGATGATCTTTCAGGAACCGATGACCTCGCTGAATCCGGTCTTCTCTGTGGGCGAGCAGATCGCCGAATCGATCCGGCTGCATCAGGGGCTGAGTCACGCCGGGGCACTGGCCGAGGCGCGCCGGATGCTGGATCTGGTGCGTATTCCCGACGCGCAGCGTGTCTTGTCCCGTTTTCCGCATCAGCTGTCGGGCGGAATGCGCCAGCGCGTGATGATCGCGATGGCACTCTGCTGCAAACCGGCGCTGCTGATTGCCGATGAGCCGACAACCGCGCTCGACGTCACGATTCAGGCGCAGATTCTGCAGCTTATCCGCGTGCTGCAGAAAGAGATGCAGATGGGCGTGATTTTCATCACGCACGACATGGGCGTGGTGGCCGAAATGGCCGACCGGGTGCAGGTGATGTATCGCGGCGACGTGGTCGAGAGTGCCCCGGTCGCCGAACTGTTCAGCGCCCCGCAGCAGCCCTACACTCAGGCGCTGCTGGCGGCGGTGCCAAAACTTGGCGCGATGCAGGGCCAGCCTCTGCCAGCCAGATTCCCGTTGCTGAACAGCGACGCACCGGATGACATCCCTCAGGACACGGTCCGTCGCCTGCAGCCACCCATTCTGCAGGTGCGCGATCTGGTGACCCGCTTTGATATTCGTGGCGGCCTGCTGAACCGCGTGAAAAGCCGGGTACACGCCGTGGAGAAGGTCAGTTTCGATCTCTATGCCGGTGAGACGCTGGCGCTGGTGGGGGAGTCAGGCTGTGGCAAATCGACCACCGGACGTTCGCTGCTGAAACTGGTGGCCAGCCAGGGCGGCACCCTGACGTTCGATGGACAGCGGATCGATCATCTCTCGGGCGCGGCGCTGGCGCACCTGCGACGCGACATCCAGTTTATCTTTCAGGATCCCTACGCCTCGCTCGATCCCCGGCTCACGGTGGGCTTCTCGATCATGGAGCCGCTGCTGGTACACAAGGTGATGCCGCGCCGCGAGGCCGAACAGCGCGTCGCCGCGCTGCTGGAGAAGGTCGGACTGCTGCCGGAACATGCTCAGCGCTACCCGCATGAATTCTCCGGCGGACAGCGCCAGCGTATCTGTATTGCCCGCGCGCTGGCGCTGAACCCCAAAGTGGTGATCGCCGACGAGTCCGTTTCCGCGCTGGATGTGTCAATTCAGGCGCAGATTATTAATCTGATGCTCGATTTGCAGCGCGAGCTGGGCATCGCCTTCCTGTTTATTTCTCACGATATGGCGGTGGTGGAGCGTATCAGCCATCGCGTGGCGGTAATGTATCTCGGTCAGATTGTCGAGATGGGACCGCGTCAGGCGGTGTTTGAGCGGCCTCAGCACCCCTATACCCGAAAACTCATGGCGGCAGTGCCGGTAGCCGATCCGGCTCACCGGCGTCGTGAACGAGCCTTACTGGTCGATGAGATCCCCAGCCCGATCCATGCCTTAGGGGATGAACCTGAAGTGGCGCCGCTGATGGAGGTGGCTCCGGGCCATTTCGTCGCCCGCCATGTGATCAGCGCGACCTGA
- a CDS encoding DUF4385 domain-containing protein, producing the protein MKPFDYDQDFSTIDFRQHPERYQVGRGEQGVLMVEPYKSEILPHWRFRTVPIAEESAEKIMALFEAYRRQDDFVGMDMARKFIQMGYTRARRYSNHKGGRKYDADGKELPRGINEEKAAAAAIFKGYWDRLREDEDYLRRKKAHQQQYG; encoded by the coding sequence ATAAAACCTTTCGATTATGACCAGGACTTCAGCACGATCGACTTCCGCCAGCATCCCGAACGTTATCAGGTCGGGCGTGGCGAGCAGGGCGTGCTGATGGTCGAGCCCTATAAGAGCGAAATCCTGCCGCACTGGCGATTTCGTACGGTCCCCATTGCTGAAGAGTCGGCAGAAAAGATCATGGCGCTGTTTGAGGCGTACCGGCGTCAGGATGATTTTGTCGGCATGGATATGGCGCGCAAATTTATCCAGATGGGGTACACCCGTGCGCGCCGCTACAGCAACCATAAAGGGGGACGAAAATATGATGCCGACGGCAAGGAGCTGCCGCGCGGCATTAATGAAGAGAAGGCCGCGGCGGCGGCGATTTTCAAAGGCTACTGGGACAGACTGCGTGAGGATGAGGATTACCTGCGCCGCAAGAAAGCGCACCAGCAGCAGTATGGCTAG
- the gsiD gene encoding glutathione ABC transporter permease GsiD, whose protein sequence is MKNWRREAALKAMPSIAENGVRTPWREFWRRFRRQPVAMLAGAFVLLLIVLAVIAPWIAPFDAENYFDYDRLNEGPSLMHLFGVDSLGRDIFSRVLVGTRISLIAGFFSVVIGALIGTLFGLLAGYYEGWWDRITMRICDVLFAFPGILLAIAVVAIMGSGMSNVIVAVAIFSIPAFARLVRGNTLVLKHQTYIESARSIGASDWTILMRHILPGTVSPIVVYFTMRVGTSIITAASLSFLGLGAQPPVPEWGAMLNEARADMVIAPHVAIFPSLAIFLTVLAFNLLGDGLRDALDPKLKQ, encoded by the coding sequence ATGAAAAACTGGCGACGTGAAGCGGCACTGAAAGCGATGCCGTCTATCGCGGAGAACGGGGTGCGTACGCCGTGGCGTGAGTTCTGGCGCCGCTTCAGGCGTCAGCCGGTGGCGATGCTGGCGGGCGCTTTTGTGCTGCTGCTGATTGTTCTGGCCGTGATCGCGCCCTGGATTGCGCCGTTCGATGCAGAGAACTACTTCGATTATGACCGGCTCAATGAGGGGCCGTCGCTGATGCATCTGTTTGGCGTCGATTCGCTGGGGCGCGATATCTTCAGCCGGGTGCTGGTCGGCACGCGGATATCCCTGATTGCCGGTTTCTTCTCGGTGGTGATCGGCGCGCTGATTGGTACGCTGTTCGGGCTGCTGGCAGGTTATTACGAAGGCTGGTGGGACCGCATCACCATGCGCATCTGCGACGTGCTGTTTGCCTTTCCCGGCATCCTGCTGGCGATTGCGGTCGTGGCAATCATGGGCAGCGGCATGAGCAACGTGATTGTGGCGGTCGCGATTTTCAGTATCCCGGCCTTTGCCCGCCTGGTGCGCGGCAATACGCTGGTGCTGAAGCATCAGACCTATATCGAGTCGGCCCGCAGCATCGGGGCCTCAGACTGGACCATTCTGATGCGCCATATCCTGCCCGGCACCGTCTCGCCGATTGTGGTCTATTTCACCATGCGGGTCGGCACCTCGATCATCACGGCGGCCAGCCTGTCGTTTCTCGGCCTGGGCGCACAGCCGCCTGTGCCGGAGTGGGGCGCGATGCTCAACGAGGCGCGGGCTGACATGGTGATCGCCCCGCACGTCGCTATTTTCCCCAGCCTGGCGATCTTCCTCACTGTTCTGGCATTTAATTTACTCGGCGACGGGCTACGCGACGCGCTTGATCCTAAACTGAAACAATGA
- the gsiC gene encoding glutathione ABC transporter permease GsiC — protein sequence MLNYFLKRLLGLIPTLLIVAMLVFLFVHLLPGDPARLIAGPEADASVVALVRQELGLDLPLPQQFGHFMLNALQGDFGQSMVSKRPVADEIATRFMPTLWLTLASMVWAVILGMAIGIVSAVWRNRWPDRLGMTLAVSGISFPAFALGMLLMQVFSVELGWLPTVGAESWQHYILPSITLGAAVAAVMARFTRAAFVEVMQEDYMRTARAKGVRESLVVVKHGLRNAMIPVVTMMGLQFGFLLGGSIVVEVVFNWPGLGRLLVDSVAMRDYPVIQAEVLLFSLEFILINLFVDMLYAVINPAIRFKESR from the coding sequence ATGCTTAACTATTTTCTCAAACGGCTCCTGGGGCTGATCCCCACGCTGCTGATTGTGGCGATGCTGGTGTTCCTGTTTGTCCATCTGCTGCCGGGCGATCCGGCACGGCTGATTGCCGGACCGGAAGCGGATGCCTCGGTGGTGGCGCTGGTGCGTCAGGAGCTGGGGCTGGATCTGCCGCTGCCGCAGCAGTTCGGGCACTTTATGCTGAATGCGCTGCAGGGCGATTTCGGTCAGTCGATGGTCTCGAAGCGGCCGGTCGCCGACGAGATCGCCACGCGCTTTATGCCTACCCTCTGGCTGACGCTGGCCAGCATGGTCTGGGCCGTGATCCTGGGCATGGCTATCGGCATCGTCTCCGCCGTCTGGCGTAACCGCTGGCCCGATCGGCTGGGCATGACGCTGGCGGTATCGGGCATCTCCTTTCCCGCCTTTGCGCTGGGGATGCTGCTGATGCAGGTCTTTTCGGTGGAGCTGGGCTGGCTGCCCACGGTCGGAGCGGAGAGCTGGCAGCATTACATCCTGCCCTCCATTACCTTAGGCGCAGCGGTGGCGGCCGTGATGGCGCGCTTCACCCGCGCCGCCTTTGTCGAGGTGATGCAGGAAGATTATATGCGCACCGCCCGGGCCAAAGGGGTCCGGGAGTCGCTGGTGGTGGTGAAACATGGCCTGCGCAACGCCATGATCCCGGTGGTGACGATGATGGGGCTGCAGTTCGGCTTTCTGCTGGGCGGTTCGATCGTCGTCGAAGTGGTGTTTAACTGGCCGGGTCTGGGGCGTCTGCTGGTGGATTCGGTGGCGATGCGCGACTATCCGGTGATTCAGGCCGAAGTGCTGCTCTTTTCGCTGGAGTTTATTCTGATCAATCTGTTTGTCGACATGCTCTATGCGGTGATTAACCCCGCTATTCGCTTTAAGGAGTCGCGATGA
- a CDS encoding serine hydrolase, translating to MTNTRFTSRLRHLAATSILILAPVSVFAEQAPAAPGIDAKAWILMDYASGKVLTESSADQRLDPASLTKMMTSYVVGQAIKAGKIKPDDMVTVGQDAWATGNPKLRGSSLMFLKPGDRIPVHELNKGIVIQSGNDACIALADYVAGSQDSFIGLMNNYVKAMGLQNTHFMTVHGLDAEGQYSTARDMALIAQALIRDVPEEYALNKEKEFTFNKIRQINRNRLLWSTNLKVDGVKTGHTSGAGNNLVASATEGDMRLISVVLGTASDAIRFRESEKLLTWGFRFFETVTPIKADAPFAQQRVWFGDRSQVNLGVAKDAALTIPKGQMKNLKASYKLTTPQLEAPLKKNQVVGTIDFQLDGKTIEQRPLVVMQDVQEGGFFSRMFDFVMMKFNGWFGKWFS from the coding sequence ATGACAAACACTCGCTTCACATCTCGCCTTCGGCACCTCGCTGCCACCTCAATACTGATTCTTGCCCCCGTCAGCGTGTTTGCTGAGCAGGCCCCCGCCGCGCCAGGCATCGACGCGAAGGCGTGGATCCTGATGGACTACGCCAGCGGCAAAGTGTTAACCGAATCGAGCGCCGATCAGCGCCTCGACCCCGCCAGCCTGACGAAAATGATGACCAGCTATGTCGTCGGTCAGGCGATCAAGGCGGGCAAAATCAAACCGGATGATATGGTCACCGTGGGTCAGGACGCCTGGGCCACTGGTAACCCTAAGCTGCGCGGCTCTTCGCTGATGTTCCTCAAGCCGGGCGATCGCATCCCGGTGCACGAGCTGAATAAAGGTATCGTGATCCAGTCCGGCAATGACGCCTGTATCGCGCTGGCGGACTATGTGGCGGGCAGCCAGGACTCCTTTATCGGCCTGATGAACAACTACGTGAAGGCGATGGGGCTGCAGAATACCCACTTTATGACGGTGCACGGTCTGGATGCCGAAGGGCAATACAGCACCGCACGCGACATGGCGCTGATTGCGCAGGCGCTGATCCGCGATGTGCCCGAAGAGTATGCGCTGAACAAAGAGAAAGAGTTTACCTTCAACAAAATCCGCCAGATTAACCGTAACCGTCTGCTGTGGAGCACCAACCTCAAGGTGGATGGTGTTAAAACCGGGCATACCTCCGGTGCGGGCAATAATCTGGTGGCCTCGGCGACTGAAGGCGACATGCGCCTGATCTCCGTGGTGCTGGGCACCGCCAGCGATGCGATCCGTTTCCGCGAGAGCGAAAAGCTGCTGACGTGGGGCTTCCGGTTCTTTGAAACCGTCACCCCGATCAAGGCTGATGCGCCTTTTGCCCAGCAGCGGGTCTGGTTCGGCGATCGCAGCCAGGTCAATCTGGGCGTGGCGAAAGATGCTGCGCTGACGATCCCGAAAGGGCAGATGAAGAACCTTAAAGCGAGCTACAAACTGACTACGCCGCAGCTGGAAGCGCCACTGAAGAAAAATCAGGTGGTCGGCACCATCGATTTCCAGCTGGATGGAAAGACGATCGAACAGCGGCCACTGGTGGTGATGCAGGATGTGCAGGAAGGGGGCTTCTTCAGCCGGATGTTTGACTTCGTGATGATGAAGTTCAACGGCTGGTTCGGGAAGTGGTTCTCATAA
- the ybjG gene encoding undecaprenyl-diphosphate phosphatase: protein MEELNHALFTAINATPASPAWLLHLATFIAKDLIAIVPLLIVAMWLWGPRDQVSSQRVLVLKTGMALIYALAISWCVGQLLPHPRPFAIGFGYQFLHHAADDSYPSDHGTTIFTFALAFIFWHRLWSGVVLMVVGCAIAWSRVYLGVHWPMDMLGGFLVGLLSCLASHLAWQFYGERLLAVINPLYRALFAVPIRKGWTQN, encoded by the coding sequence ATGGAAGAGCTGAATCACGCCCTGTTTACTGCCATCAACGCCACACCGGCATCGCCCGCCTGGCTTCTGCACCTGGCGACCTTTATCGCCAAAGATCTGATTGCCATCGTCCCGCTGTTAATTGTGGCGATGTGGCTCTGGGGACCGCGCGATCAGGTCTCTTCACAGCGGGTGCTGGTTCTGAAAACCGGAATGGCGCTGATCTATGCGCTGGCGATCTCCTGGTGTGTGGGTCAGCTGTTACCGCATCCCCGCCCTTTCGCGATTGGTTTCGGTTATCAGTTCCTGCATCACGCCGCCGATGACTCCTACCCCAGCGATCACGGCACCACCATCTTTACCTTCGCGCTGGCCTTTATTTTCTGGCATCGCCTCTGGTCAGGTGTGGTGCTGATGGTAGTGGGGTGCGCTATCGCCTGGTCACGGGTCTATCTGGGCGTGCACTGGCCAATGGATATGCTGGGCGGCTTCCTGGTGGGTCTGCTGAGCTGTCTGGCTTCGCATCTGGCGTGGCAGTTCTACGGTGAACGGCTGCTGGCGGTGATCAACCCGCTCTATCGGGCGCTGTTTGCCGTGCCGATTCGCAAAGGCTGGACGCAGAATTAA
- a CDS encoding PQQ-dependent sugar dehydrogenase, translating to MSRLSTVLLLSSTLFCASPLFAADVKVEVLQDKLQHPWSVAFLPDSQTLLITERSGQLRSWSPQKGLSQPIAGVPAVWAERQSGLLDVVLAPDFATSRRVWLSYTDANSDGKAGAVVGVGTLSEDNRRLNDFREVIRQTPQLSSGNNIGTRLAFDTQGYLWIAFGDNFVSSAAQDLDKLQGKLLRLNADGSVPDDNPFVKQRGARPEIWAYGLRNPQGLALNPWTGTIWESEHGPRGGDEVNIMGRGKNYGWPLATYGIDYSGDKVPESQGTHVAGTEQPLWHWKVSPAISGMAFYNSARFPQWKNSLFIGALKEKNLIRLTLNGEKVVEEQRLLEDQKARIRDVRQGPDGYLYVLTDEANGKLLKVGLAQDAGASRG from the coding sequence ATGTCCCGTCTTTCAACTGTCCTGCTGCTGAGCAGCACGCTGTTCTGCGCCTCGCCACTGTTTGCCGCCGACGTCAAAGTGGAGGTCTTACAGGATAAGTTACAACATCCATGGTCGGTTGCCTTCCTGCCCGACAGCCAGACCCTGCTGATCACCGAACGCAGCGGCCAGCTTCGCAGCTGGAGCCCGCAGAAGGGGCTGTCGCAGCCGATCGCGGGCGTGCCAGCGGTCTGGGCAGAACGGCAGAGCGGCCTGCTGGATGTGGTGCTGGCACCCGATTTCGCCACCAGTCGTCGCGTCTGGCTCAGCTACACCGACGCGAACAGCGACGGCAAAGCGGGCGCGGTGGTGGGCGTGGGCACGCTGAGCGAGGATAACCGCAGGCTGAACGATTTCCGTGAGGTGATCCGTCAGACGCCACAGCTCTCCAGCGGCAATAACATCGGTACCCGGCTGGCGTTTGATACCCAGGGCTACCTCTGGATCGCCTTTGGCGACAACTTCGTCAGCAGCGCGGCGCAGGATCTCGATAAGCTGCAGGGCAAACTGCTGCGGCTTAACGCGGATGGCAGCGTGCCGGACGATAATCCGTTTGTGAAACAGCGTGGCGCGCGGCCAGAGATCTGGGCCTATGGCCTGCGTAATCCGCAGGGGCTGGCGCTCAATCCCTGGACCGGCACGATATGGGAGAGTGAGCACGGCCCGCGCGGCGGTGATGAGGTGAATATCATGGGCCGGGGAAAAAACTATGGCTGGCCGCTGGCAACCTACGGCATCGATTACAGCGGTGACAAGGTGCCGGAGTCGCAGGGCACCCACGTTGCGGGTACGGAACAGCCGCTCTGGCACTGGAAGGTGTCGCCCGCGATCAGCGGCATGGCCTTCTACAACAGCGCCCGTTTTCCGCAGTGGAAAAACTCGCTGTTTATCGGCGCGTTAAAAGAGAAAAACCTGATCAGGCTGACGCTCAACGGCGAGAAAGTGGTGGAGGAGCAGCGCCTGCTTGAGGATCAGAAGGCCCGGATCCGCGATGTGCGGCAGGGGCCGGATGGGTATCTCTATGTGCTGACCGATGAGGCCAACGGTAAGCTGCTGAAGGTGGGCTTAGCGCAGGATGCTGGCGCGTCCCGTGGCTGA
- the gsiB gene encoding glutathione ABC transporter substrate-binding protein GsiB translates to MQMTMRKGVVAAGVLSAMTLPAWAAQDAVIAVASSFTTLDPYDANDTLSQAVAKSFYQGLFGFDKAMKLTNVLAESYEASPDGLTYTIKLRPGVKFQDGTDFNAEAVKVNLDRASNPDNHLKRYNLFKNIASTEVMDPTTVKVTLKTPFSAFINNLAHPAAAMISPTALKKYGKEIGFHPVGTGPFIFDTWNQTDFVKVKKWDGYWKKGYPKLDSITWRPVVDNNTRAAMLQTGEANFAFPVPYEQAKRLEGNSKLDVVTTPSIMQRYISLNVTQKPFDNPKVREALEYAINRQALAKVAFSGYATPATGIVPPAIDFAQTYPAISYDPAKARALLKEAGYPNGFETTLWSSHNHSTAQKVLQFTQQQLAQIGVKVKVTAMDAGQRAAEVEGKGQKESGVRMFYTGWSASTGEADWALTPLFATAAWPPAIFNTAFYSNPKVDKDLADALKTTDRAEKARLYKDAQDTIWQDHPWIPLVVEQLVSANSKTLSGFYVMPDTSFNFDEATLK, encoded by the coding sequence ATGCAGATGACGATGCGTAAAGGGGTAGTGGCGGCAGGCGTGCTGAGCGCGATGACCCTGCCAGCCTGGGCAGCACAGGATGCGGTGATTGCTGTCGCCTCCAGCTTCACCACTCTCGACCCCTACGATGCCAACGACACGCTGTCGCAGGCGGTGGCGAAATCTTTCTATCAGGGGCTGTTTGGCTTCGATAAAGCGATGAAGCTGACCAATGTGCTGGCAGAAAGTTATGAGGCCAGCCCGGATGGCCTGACCTACACCATCAAACTGCGCCCGGGCGTGAAATTCCAGGATGGAACCGACTTCAATGCGGAGGCGGTGAAGGTCAACCTCGACCGCGCCAGCAACCCGGACAATCACCTCAAGCGCTATAACCTGTTTAAAAATATCGCCAGCACGGAAGTGATGGATCCCACCACCGTGAAGGTGACGCTGAAGACGCCATTCTCGGCCTTTATCAATAACCTGGCGCACCCGGCGGCGGCGATGATTTCGCCCACCGCGCTGAAGAAATATGGCAAAGAGATCGGTTTCCATCCGGTCGGCACCGGCCCGTTTATTTTCGACACCTGGAACCAGACCGATTTCGTTAAGGTGAAGAAGTGGGATGGCTACTGGAAGAAGGGCTATCCGAAGCTGGACAGCATTACCTGGCGTCCGGTGGTGGACAACAACACCCGTGCCGCAATGCTGCAGACCGGCGAGGCGAACTTTGCTTTCCCGGTGCCCTATGAGCAGGCAAAACGTCTGGAGGGCAACAGCAAGCTTGATGTGGTGACCACACCGTCCATTATGCAGCGCTACATCAGCCTGAACGTAACGCAGAAGCCGTTCGACAATCCAAAGGTGCGTGAAGCGCTGGAGTATGCCATCAACCGTCAGGCGCTGGCGAAAGTGGCCTTCTCAGGTTACGCCACGCCCGCCACCGGCATCGTGCCGCCCGCCATCGACTTTGCTCAGACCTATCCGGCCATCAGCTACGATCCGGCCAAAGCCCGGGCGCTGCTGAAAGAGGCAGGTTATCCGAACGGCTTTGAAACCACCCTCTGGTCGTCCCACAACCACAGCACCGCGCAGAAAGTGCTGCAGTTCACGCAGCAGCAGCTGGCGCAGATTGGCGTGAAGGTGAAAGTCACGGCGATGGATGCGGGTCAGCGTGCCGCCGAAGTCGAGGGTAAAGGTCAGAAAGAGAGCGGGGTGCGGATGTTCTACACCGGCTGGTCTGCATCCACCGGTGAGGCGGACTGGGCGCTGACGCCGCTGTTTGCCACCGCGGCCTGGCCACCGGCGATCTTCAACACCGCGTTCTACAGCAATCCAAAGGTTGATAAAGATCTGGCCGATGCGCTGAAGACCACCGACCGTGCAGAGAAAGCGCGCCTCTATAAAGACGCACAGGACACCATCTGGCAGGACCATCCGTGGATCCCGCTGGTGGTTGAACAGCTGGTTTCTGCCAACAGCAAAACCCTTAGCGGTTTTTATGTGATGCCCGATACCTCATTCAATTTCGATGAGGCCACTCTGAAGTAA
- a CDS encoding HAD family hydrolase — MDLALFDLDETLICEDSTSLWLRWLVSQGFAPSDLIDQEQALMSQYYAGTLSIEEYMNKTLSPLAGMATLTVEGWVRRFIHRDILPRVFPAARERIEWHRARGDRVMIISASGEHLVVPIAEKLGACGALAIGVEIVDERYSGNTYGTMTYKQGKVTRLGDWKALQQDETYDRTWAYSDSMNDLPLLEQADHAHVINPDEQLHREAVNRGWQVCHWAR; from the coding sequence ATGGACTTAGCCCTTTTTGATCTCGATGAAACACTGATTTGTGAAGACAGCACCAGCCTGTGGCTGCGCTGGCTGGTCTCACAGGGATTCGCCCCCAGCGACCTGATCGATCAGGAACAGGCATTAATGAGTCAGTATTATGCCGGCACGCTGTCGATTGAAGAGTATATGAACAAAACCCTCTCCCCGCTGGCCGGTATGGCTACGCTGACCGTTGAGGGCTGGGTGCGCCGCTTTATTCATCGTGACATTCTGCCCCGCGTCTTCCCCGCCGCCCGCGAACGGATCGAGTGGCATCGCGCGCGCGGCGACAGAGTAATGATCATCTCCGCCAGCGGTGAACATCTGGTGGTGCCGATTGCGGAAAAACTGGGTGCCTGCGGCGCGCTGGCGATTGGCGTGGAGATCGTCGATGAACGCTACAGCGGCAACACCTACGGCACCATGACCTACAAACAGGGCAAAGTGACCCGGCTGGGTGACTGGAAAGCGCTGCAGCAGGATGAAACCTATGATCGCACCTGGGCCTACAGCGACTCGATGAACGATCTGCCGCTGCTGGAGCAGGCCGATCATGCCCATGTCATCAACCCGGATGAACAACTGCACCGGGAAGCGGTTAACCGCGGATGGCAGGTCTGTCACTGGGCGCGCTGA